The following coding sequences are from one Paenibacillus sp. FSL R5-0912 window:
- a CDS encoding ABC transporter substrate-binding protein, translating to MNGKMKKIATGVLAGVMTLSLAACGSDNSGSGNAAATNSGGNGNSGSGSGGGKKVTIELAISKSSQDSAFVAQDVLDEFEQKTNIKINLQLLPAEQTATVLQTKLAVDEVPDLIQYNLASATTDLNLERNFEILDNEPWVSRLLNKDVLSAYGHVYSFHYSQDTGMQGVVYNKDIFKELGLSIPNTYEEFLAVCEKIKASGITPVFMPFKDNWAANIWPAAAFADWAAKNEPSLFEDINAGRKKWSDVPEFATFLEQQYEVYKKGYTNADILSDSYDMAVGKFLNKETAMMFMGDWLIVNVAEKDPNVHLGLFAIPSSEDASLGASPLGGQLFIPKKAKHMDEAKKFLEFLATKEVAQKMVDSQGSVSNFSDVTTPKLPEYKQEIVDQYITPKKTTLTTDAYMIVDRSELYRLLQDEFAGGLDAAGVLKAWDEKFSQLMKDKGVEGF from the coding sequence ATGAATGGCAAAATGAAAAAAATCGCAACAGGCGTGTTGGCGGGTGTAATGACCCTATCCCTGGCGGCATGCGGCTCTGACAATTCAGGCTCCGGCAATGCTGCGGCTACCAACAGCGGTGGAAATGGGAACAGCGGCAGTGGCAGCGGTGGCGGCAAAAAGGTAACCATTGAGCTGGCCATCTCCAAAAGCTCGCAGGATTCGGCGTTTGTGGCCCAGGATGTACTGGATGAGTTCGAACAGAAAACCAATATCAAAATCAATCTCCAGCTGCTTCCGGCAGAACAGACCGCCACCGTGCTGCAGACCAAGCTGGCGGTTGACGAGGTTCCCGACCTTATTCAGTACAATCTGGCCAGTGCCACCACGGATCTCAATCTGGAGCGTAACTTCGAGATTCTGGACAATGAGCCTTGGGTGAGCCGGCTGCTGAATAAGGACGTTCTCTCCGCCTATGGTCATGTATACAGCTTCCACTATAGCCAGGATACAGGCATGCAGGGAGTGGTCTACAACAAGGATATCTTCAAGGAGCTTGGGCTGAGTATTCCGAATACCTACGAGGAATTCCTGGCCGTATGCGAGAAGATCAAGGCCAGCGGGATTACACCGGTCTTCATGCCGTTCAAGGATAACTGGGCGGCGAATATTTGGCCGGCTGCCGCTTTTGCCGACTGGGCGGCCAAGAACGAACCTTCCCTGTTCGAGGACATCAATGCCGGCCGCAAGAAGTGGTCCGATGTTCCGGAATTCGCTACCTTCCTGGAGCAGCAATACGAGGTCTACAAGAAAGGCTACACCAACGCTGACATCCTCAGCGACAGCTACGATATGGCCGTGGGCAAATTCCTGAACAAGGAAACCGCGATGATGTTCATGGGAGACTGGCTGATTGTGAACGTGGCCGAAAAAGATCCGAATGTGCATCTGGGCCTGTTCGCCATCCCTTCTTCTGAAGATGCAAGTCTGGGCGCAAGCCCGCTGGGCGGCCAGTTGTTCATTCCGAAGAAAGCCAAGCATATGGATGAAGCGAAGAAATTCCTGGAGTTCCTCGCCACCAAAGAAGTCGCACAGAAAATGGTTGACAGCCAAGGCTCCGTCTCCAACTTCAGCGATGTCACTACGCCGAAGCTTCCGGAATACAAGCAGGAGATTGTCGATCAATATATCACACCGAAGAAGACTACACTGACTACCGATGCTTACATGATCGTAGACCGCAGCGAGCTGTACCGTCTGCTTCAGGATGAGTTCGCCGGCGGTCTGGACGCTGCGGGCGTACTCAAGGCCTGGGATGAGAAATTCAGCCAGCTGATGAAGGACAAAGGCGTCGAAGGCTTTTAA
- a CDS encoding carbohydrate ABC transporter permease — MKISKKLYSYYLIWPALLIYSIFFVLPALTGLFYSFTDWRLDREAIKFIGWDNFERIFTDRTLLLAIKNTAIFAVVTVIGKNLLGIALAVGLNMKLKSKNLLRAIFYSPSILSVLVISIVFTPMLRSDGTINRIFEAVGLPSLSQAWLTNPAIVIWTVAAVSIWQHTGFQMAIYLAGLQSISKEYYEAATIDGAGSWRSFRSITIPLLLPAININLMLTLIGGLKVFSEVFVLTGGGPGNASQVVGTIILRSFGEGSWGLGTAVNTLLFAAVTIIAIPLLIFMRRKEVSE; from the coding sequence ATGAAAATATCAAAGAAACTATACTCGTATTACCTCATCTGGCCTGCGCTGCTGATCTATTCCATTTTTTTCGTGCTCCCGGCGCTAACGGGTCTCTTCTATTCCTTCACGGATTGGCGCCTGGACCGGGAAGCGATCAAGTTCATCGGCTGGGACAACTTTGAACGTATCTTCACCGACAGAACCCTGCTGCTCGCCATCAAGAATACGGCAATCTTCGCTGTAGTCACCGTCATCGGCAAAAACCTGCTCGGGATCGCGCTGGCAGTCGGCTTAAATATGAAGCTGAAATCCAAAAATCTGCTGCGGGCTATTTTCTACTCTCCGTCGATCTTAAGCGTTCTGGTCATCAGCATTGTCTTTACGCCCATGCTGCGCTCCGACGGAACGATTAACCGTATCTTCGAGGCTGTGGGTCTGCCTTCACTGAGCCAGGCCTGGCTGACCAATCCGGCGATTGTTATCTGGACCGTCGCCGCAGTCTCCATCTGGCAGCATACCGGCTTCCAGATGGCGATTTATCTGGCGGGGCTCCAGTCGATCTCCAAAGAATATTATGAAGCCGCTACGATTGACGGTGCCGGATCATGGCGGAGCTTCCGCAGCATCACCATTCCGCTCCTGCTCCCTGCGATCAACATCAATCTGATGCTCACCCTGATCGGCGGCCTCAAAGTGTTCTCCGAGGTATTCGTGCTCACCGGCGGGGGCCCGGGCAATGCATCCCAGGTCGTAGGCACCATCATCCTGCGCTCGTTCGGGGAAGGCAGCTGGGGGCTGGGTACAGCAGTCAACACCCTGCTATTCGCTGCAGTAACCATCATCGCCATTCCACTGCTGATCTTCATGCGGCGCAAGGAGGTATCGGAATAA
- a CDS encoding carbohydrate ABC transporter permease gives MSFSRKMAWRNYLVEGFLILASLLIILPLLIMIFGSFMTSTEVLKFSLRLPDKWVFSNYSTVFREGGLGRAFLNGLLITGVSSILNIFTSSAASFILVRRETKWSNFLYMFFFMGLIAPMSTITTIRVVQWMGFYGSITSVILIYASLNTAFSVFLYSGFIRSIPKALDEVAFLEGANTFDVFFRIVTPLIVPVNATVAIMVFMSVWNDITIPLYFLTDSSDWTMPLSVYNFYGKYSRDWNLIFADLVLTSLPVLILYVFCQKYIVSGLTAGAVKG, from the coding sequence ATGAGCTTTTCACGTAAAATGGCCTGGCGCAACTATCTGGTCGAAGGGTTCCTGATCCTGGCCTCCCTGCTGATTATCCTGCCGCTGCTGATCATGATTTTTGGCAGCTTCATGACCAGCACGGAGGTGCTGAAGTTCTCCCTTCGTCTCCCGGACAAATGGGTATTCTCCAACTATTCCACGGTCTTCCGTGAGGGCGGTCTGGGGCGCGCGTTCCTGAACGGGCTGCTGATTACCGGCGTGTCTTCGATTCTGAATATTTTCACCTCGTCGGCGGCCTCCTTCATTCTGGTCCGCAGGGAGACCAAATGGTCCAATTTCCTGTACATGTTCTTCTTCATGGGCCTGATTGCCCCGATGTCCACCATCACCACAATCCGTGTGGTCCAGTGGATGGGCTTCTATGGCAGCATCACCAGCGTAATCCTGATCTATGCTTCGCTCAACACCGCGTTCAGCGTGTTTCTCTACAGCGGATTTATCCGCTCCATTCCCAAAGCGCTGGATGAGGTGGCTTTCCTGGAGGGTGCGAATACGTTCGATGTGTTCTTCCGAATCGTCACCCCGTTGATCGTTCCGGTCAACGCGACCGTAGCAATTATGGTCTTCATGTCCGTCTGGAACGATATTACCATTCCGCTCTACTTCCTGACCGACAGCTCGGACTGGACCATGCCTCTGTCAGTATACAATTTCTACGGCAAGTATAGCCGGGATTGGAATCTGATCTTTGCGGATCTGGTGCTGACCTCGCTGCCCGTACTCATCCTGTACGTATTCTGCCAGAAGTATATTGTAAGCGGCCTTACCGCAGGTGCGGTCAAGGGGTAA
- the tnpB gene encoding IS200/IS605 family element RNA-guided endonuclease TnpB — protein MLVSAQEVSSKPLVHQAYKYRIYPNTEQQQLIRRMFGCCRFVFNYFLGAWNQSYAETGKDLSYHACATQLPGLKAQYDWLKEVDSIALQSAARHVADSFDRFFKKQNQAPRFKSRKHPIQSYTTKFTNGNIAMEGSRLKLPKLGWIRFANSRKLEGRILSATVRKNASGKFFVSLVCEVQKNPLPQVDTPIGIDLGLKEYAVCSNGEHIANPRFYRQYENKLALWQRRMARRTPGGSNWKKARQHIARIHERIANKRNDFLHKLTTRLIRENQTISIEHLRVANMIQNPKFSKSIADASWGEWVRQLTYKAKWYGRNLRIADTFEPTSQRCHVCGTIHPEVKNLSIREWTCTACGTIHDRDENAAHNIEQVAV, from the coding sequence ATGCTCGTGTCTGCGCAGGAGGTTTCTTCGAAACCCCTGGTTCATCAAGCCTATAAATATCGGATCTACCCCAATACAGAGCAACAGCAACTCATTCGTCGAATGTTTGGCTGCTGCCGTTTTGTGTTCAATTACTTCTTGGGAGCTTGGAATCAAAGCTATGCGGAAACGGGAAAAGACTTGTCTTATCACGCTTGTGCGACACAACTCCCCGGTTTAAAAGCACAATACGACTGGCTGAAAGAAGTCGATAGCATCGCTTTGCAGTCGGCTGCCCGTCATGTGGCGGATAGCTTTGATCGTTTTTTCAAGAAGCAAAATCAAGCGCCACGCTTCAAGAGCCGAAAGCATCCGATTCAAAGTTACACGACCAAATTCACCAACGGGAATATCGCCATGGAGGGCAGTCGCTTGAAGCTCCCCAAACTCGGCTGGATACGTTTTGCAAACTCCCGGAAGCTGGAAGGCCGGATATTGTCCGCTACCGTTCGTAAAAACGCCAGCGGGAAATTTTTCGTCTCGCTCGTTTGCGAAGTTCAAAAGAACCCTCTGCCCCAAGTGGATACACCTATTGGCATCGACTTAGGCTTGAAAGAATATGCAGTATGCTCAAACGGCGAACATATCGCCAATCCTCGCTTTTACCGTCAATACGAGAACAAGCTGGCGCTTTGGCAGCGGCGGATGGCTCGGCGTACTCCGGGCGGCTCCAACTGGAAGAAAGCAAGGCAGCATATCGCTCGTATTCACGAACGCATTGCCAATAAACGAAATGACTTCCTCCACAAGCTGACCACGAGACTGATTCGTGAAAACCAAACGATTAGTATCGAACATCTGCGTGTGGCGAATATGATTCAGAACCCCAAGTTTTCAAAATCCATTGCTGATGCGTCTTGGGGCGAGTGGGTGCGACAGCTGACGTATAAAGCGAAATGGTATGGACGAAATCTTCGGATCGCCGACACGTTTGAGCCGACCAGTCAGCGTTGCCATGTGTGTGGCACAATCCACCCCGAGGTGAAGAACCTGTCCATTCGGGAATGGACGTGTACGGCCTGCGGGACGATCCATGACCGTGACGAAAACGCCGCTCACAATATTGAACAAGTAGCGGTTTAA
- a CDS encoding S-layer homology domain-containing protein: MNSTTRVKKRLFSVLMSGALVAGMFPALGMPAVSAATVNTVYAAAHMGAKTTAGTTLPASVDVGGQSALVNWSIGEDTFDVPYDTVTVNGTANGGPVVANVEVIPPADSPLVYFVDSGRGGDSLGNPPGDSPLYEAVKTLSGSSLLNGLPDQKYVSGTTDWGFDDTGNMVKNSKAGELADPATEPSVWKVGLRADPSGANIVYKLKALNAGTYTLSSGFYEWYSGTRNRGIEPRLEYKNTAGDSKTITFTQLDTYTTKFISGEFTIPGDVDVSSPMTLTYASVSGEKPILSWFAVAEGAIKQELEDARQTAASTVKVLLDGNDIKEDNVNGLTFKGFGVLSGNSTSALLMDYKSEQPEAYAQLLQVLFGGDRPLIDHVKIEMGNDRNNSTGPDPSTMRTENEEANVTRHPGFQLAADAKAINPAVKVSFLRWNAPAWANNNDKIYTWYKNTILSAYREYGYMVDYVNPDVNEHASDLNWIKQYSAKVKADTEGFESTEEEALYHDIKLIISDEVGIGTFGDAMVSDLSLREAVTAAGYHYNTDDDSKGNFKRLAEEFDKEIWNSEAQATFSNSAFRPNNNMKDPSTAGTGIGGTGGPLEMGNTIIKGFVNSRRTHFIYQPAIGSFYEGGQYSFKELVSARDPWSGFIHYDAGLVILQHFNGFAKTGWENGDNTAGVWRAVPKASYTGASGTNPVSGRNGTPSYMTLAAPGKQEFSTVIINDSEYEKIYKLQAVNMGYTGNPSLEVWETRAADEGQAFNSNYMKYLGDAAADGSGVYTVRVKPFSIVTVSTLDNHATAESPAPLPVEGERTVLDTDATGSVQNMEDGILYADDFNYGSKTVPVIGKDGGIAGEQSYVSSRGGEQSVIPRYTQDLNGAFEGYRIGDTDNYVLRQQLDQITTGVGGAWNGGDPVTAIGDNRWTNYKVSADVSFEQNSTYSGNNYAAVGARYQGGSQTLSGTPYALKFWFDGGWQLLSSGTVVASGNAATGTGGVKLEGYDTAHDAWHNIALQVAGDRITAYLDHVELTTYTDPNPKLSGRVQLASGFYHVRFDNLKVEKVDGYTPYYSELLDNLEMHDLAAVPQSKLVYEGAWAHENGKGMYVYQRSLSTSQAAGAVLKYTFTGTGLDILGPNDGSAKLEASVDGRTVVLSGAAAASKELYQTFMLRGLEYGEHTVQIKVLSGTLAVDSVGTISGGAAGNVNTAALQQAVKDAQEITRQDEFPESDWKLFADALGAAEAALNNPVLYRLDQEGATHLEARLTSAYIGLVVGDVRELAAPQDTATYAGKKPNLPAMLEATRADGSKVQVAVKWNVDAVSFDTPYERVAVTGTFGNLKTTAYVEVVPAGLVYFLDPGVSADGVTPPYTTIKNFFGDSLLNDKADQLSTGDAVWGHTNSTANYSPKGLGGAVVATDKAQTGVYSLNTKNTPLVYKLPLNAGKYTISSYHLDWWNNSSRTMDVTLSYSDAEGKAVSEKVRTGLVAGSAGTAVNHDFTLPVSGTVTYAVYNTFSQAAVISYVAVARDKVSVANEQAVHEAKSIIEGAAYNVKKETANSEEAVQTWLQQTINTLPGFSATGVAMGDIILSPFQEATKDTDGSFTFSVTLSKGEAKADSSASGAITLPVPDTVLPVITLSGEATVNLPVGSEYTDAGATAVDDQDGDITGRIVTTVTSEVYGLTELDTAVEDIYTFHYNVSDTAGNAAEEVTRTVVVAIDPDVTKPVITLLGEASVQLENGASYTDAGATAADDRDGDITERIVETITKDGESVLTLDTSAAGTYLYHYNVTDTAGNAAAEVTRTVTVGEAEQPPVTPTPTPTPEPEPTTAPTATPAPTDAPVSTVAPTPAATPSPAPQPQTEKVLAPGDFAAPAGGTITVQLTDATESVLLPAGLSGITGENTLRLAWSTVAVDLTPEVLKSIQQKAAGAGGQPEGARIKLSAVKTAKAAAEQLMKNPAVNGSVQLSAASDVISFSLEVLAADGTAMPVTAFDKPLTLTFTVDPNANRSLLGVYYIAASGALEYMGGTLTDGKFTAEINHFSQYAVLEYDKTFSDVSSTSWASGVIKSMAAKHILEGISATEFNPQSEVTRAQFAAIITRALGLKAGSTPSFADVDSKSWYAGAVAAVNEAGIVLGHSKDAFAPNERITREEMAVMIVRAYEYLQGSRVSQASDTAAGAFSDYSQIHSWAKNAAGIALQAGLIKGRGNQQFAPQGSMTRAESAQVIANLMGQL; the protein is encoded by the coding sequence ATGAACAGCACAACCCGTGTCAAGAAAAGGCTATTCTCTGTGTTGATGTCAGGGGCACTTGTAGCCGGAATGTTTCCGGCACTAGGTATGCCGGCCGTATCTGCGGCCACTGTAAATACGGTCTATGCAGCGGCCCATATGGGGGCAAAGACAACGGCAGGTACGACTCTGCCTGCAAGCGTCGATGTTGGCGGCCAGAGTGCACTTGTGAACTGGAGCATTGGCGAAGATACCTTTGATGTGCCGTATGACACCGTAACCGTGAACGGAACCGCGAACGGCGGGCCGGTGGTGGCGAATGTGGAAGTAATTCCGCCGGCCGATAGTCCGCTCGTCTACTTCGTGGACAGCGGCAGAGGCGGCGATTCCTTGGGGAATCCTCCTGGAGACTCGCCCCTGTACGAGGCGGTCAAAACCTTGTCCGGCAGCAGCCTGCTTAACGGGTTACCGGATCAGAAATACGTCAGCGGAACGACAGACTGGGGCTTCGATGATACGGGCAATATGGTGAAGAACTCCAAGGCCGGAGAGCTGGCCGACCCTGCCACTGAGCCATCGGTATGGAAGGTTGGCCTGCGGGCAGATCCGTCCGGCGCTAATATCGTTTATAAATTGAAAGCGCTTAATGCGGGCACGTATACACTCAGCAGCGGTTTCTATGAATGGTACTCCGGCACGCGCAACCGCGGGATAGAGCCACGCCTGGAGTATAAGAATACCGCCGGGGACAGCAAGACGATCACGTTCACGCAATTGGACACCTATACGACCAAGTTTATTTCCGGTGAATTCACCATTCCTGGAGATGTTGATGTCAGCAGTCCTATGACCTTGACCTATGCTTCAGTATCCGGGGAGAAGCCGATCCTGAGCTGGTTCGCTGTTGCCGAAGGTGCGATCAAGCAAGAGCTTGAGGATGCCCGGCAGACCGCAGCCTCTACGGTCAAAGTTCTGCTCGACGGCAACGATATTAAGGAAGACAATGTTAACGGCCTGACGTTCAAAGGCTTCGGCGTGCTGAGCGGCAACAGTACCAGCGCCCTGCTGATGGACTATAAGTCTGAGCAGCCAGAGGCTTATGCGCAGCTGCTGCAGGTTCTGTTCGGCGGCGACCGTCCGCTGATCGACCATGTCAAGATTGAGATGGGGAATGACCGCAACAACTCGACAGGTCCCGACCCTTCGACGATGCGTACGGAGAATGAAGAGGCCAATGTTACCCGGCATCCCGGTTTCCAGCTTGCGGCTGATGCCAAGGCCATCAATCCTGCGGTTAAGGTAAGCTTCCTGCGCTGGAACGCTCCGGCCTGGGCGAATAACAACGACAAAATATATACCTGGTACAAAAATACGATTCTGTCCGCTTACCGTGAATACGGTTATATGGTGGATTATGTCAATCCTGATGTCAATGAGCATGCATCCGATTTGAACTGGATCAAGCAATACAGCGCCAAGGTTAAAGCGGATACTGAAGGCTTCGAGAGCACTGAGGAGGAGGCGCTGTATCACGACATCAAGCTGATTATTTCCGACGAGGTCGGAATCGGCACCTTCGGCGATGCTATGGTGAGCGATCTTTCGCTGCGGGAGGCGGTAACGGCCGCAGGCTATCATTACAACACTGATGATGACAGCAAAGGCAACTTCAAACGGCTGGCCGAAGAATTCGACAAGGAAATCTGGAACAGTGAGGCGCAGGCGACCTTCAGCAACTCGGCCTTCCGCCCGAACAACAATATGAAGGACCCGTCAACGGCCGGAACGGGCATCGGCGGCACCGGCGGTCCGCTGGAGATGGGCAATACCATCATTAAGGGCTTCGTGAATTCCCGCCGGACACACTTCATCTACCAGCCGGCGATCGGCTCTTTCTATGAAGGCGGACAGTATTCCTTCAAGGAGCTGGTCAGCGCGCGGGACCCGTGGTCGGGCTTCATACACTATGACGCAGGGCTGGTTATTCTCCAGCATTTCAACGGGTTTGCCAAGACGGGCTGGGAGAATGGGGATAATACAGCAGGAGTCTGGAGAGCGGTTCCCAAGGCCAGCTACACCGGTGCATCCGGCACGAACCCGGTCAGCGGACGGAACGGAACTCCGAGCTACATGACACTTGCTGCTCCGGGCAAGCAGGAATTCTCGACAGTCATCATCAATGACAGCGAGTATGAGAAGATCTACAAGCTTCAGGCGGTGAACATGGGCTATACAGGAAACCCTTCCCTGGAAGTATGGGAGACCCGTGCGGCTGATGAGGGTCAGGCTTTTAACAGCAATTATATGAAATATCTAGGCGATGCGGCTGCAGACGGCAGCGGTGTATACACGGTGAGAGTGAAGCCGTTCTCGATTGTAACTGTAAGCACATTGGATAATCACGCTACAGCAGAGTCGCCGGCACCGCTTCCGGTTGAGGGAGAACGTACGGTGCTGGATACCGATGCAACAGGTTCCGTACAGAATATGGAAGACGGAATTCTGTATGCGGATGACTTCAATTACGGCAGCAAAACCGTTCCCGTCATCGGCAAAGACGGAGGGATTGCCGGCGAGCAGAGCTATGTCAGCTCCCGCGGCGGTGAGCAGAGCGTCATTCCGCGTTATACCCAGGACCTTAACGGAGCCTTCGAGGGGTATCGTATCGGCGATACGGATAATTATGTCCTGCGCCAGCAGCTGGATCAGATTACAACAGGAGTTGGCGGTGCCTGGAACGGCGGAGACCCGGTCACAGCGATCGGTGATAACCGCTGGACCAACTATAAGGTCAGTGCCGATGTGTCTTTTGAGCAGAACAGTACTTATAGCGGCAACAATTACGCAGCAGTCGGAGCCCGCTATCAGGGCGGGTCACAGACGCTAAGCGGAACGCCATATGCGCTGAAGTTCTGGTTCGATGGCGGCTGGCAGCTGCTGTCCAGCGGTACTGTTGTCGCCAGCGGCAATGCCGCCACTGGCACCGGCGGTGTGAAGCTTGAGGGTTACGATACCGCACACGACGCATGGCATAACATTGCTCTTCAGGTTGCAGGTGATAGAATCACTGCCTATCTGGATCATGTTGAACTTACAACTTATACCGACCCGAATCCGAAGCTGTCCGGACGCGTGCAGCTCGCGAGCGGCTTCTATCATGTCCGCTTCGATAATCTAAAGGTGGAGAAGGTAGACGGCTATACTCCTTATTATTCAGAGCTGCTGGATAATCTGGAGATGCACGATCTGGCTGCGGTTCCGCAATCCAAGCTGGTGTACGAGGGGGCATGGGCCCATGAGAATGGCAAAGGGATGTATGTGTACCAGCGTTCCCTTTCGACCAGTCAGGCTGCTGGTGCGGTGCTAAAGTATACTTTTACCGGCACCGGATTGGATATTCTCGGGCCTAATGACGGCTCCGCCAAGCTGGAGGCGAGTGTGGACGGCCGGACTGTAGTGCTCTCTGGCGCTGCTGCGGCATCGAAGGAGCTGTATCAGACCTTCATGCTGCGCGGGCTGGAATACGGAGAGCACACGGTCCAGATCAAGGTGCTGAGCGGGACACTGGCAGTGGATTCCGTGGGAACTATCTCCGGCGGAGCTGCAGGAAACGTGAATACTGCTGCGCTTCAGCAGGCGGTGAAGGACGCGCAGGAAATTACCCGGCAGGATGAATTTCCGGAGAGTGACTGGAAGTTGTTCGCAGATGCGCTAGGTGCAGCTGAGGCAGCACTGAATAATCCTGTGCTGTACAGATTGGATCAGGAAGGAGCAACGCACCTTGAAGCGCGCTTGACCTCGGCCTATATCGGACTGGTTGTAGGCGATGTGAGGGAGCTTGCCGCTCCTCAGGATACGGCCACTTATGCCGGGAAGAAGCCTAACCTGCCGGCCATGCTGGAAGCAACGCGTGCTGACGGCTCCAAGGTGCAGGTGGCTGTGAAATGGAATGTAGACGCAGTCAGCTTCGACACTCCATATGAGCGGGTAGCTGTAACCGGTACTTTCGGAAATTTGAAGACAACAGCGTATGTGGAAGTGGTACCTGCTGGCCTCGTATATTTCCTGGACCCTGGTGTCTCCGCTGACGGGGTAACACCGCCATATACAACCATCAAGAATTTCTTCGGCGACAGCCTGCTGAATGACAAGGCGGATCAATTGTCGACAGGGGATGCGGTCTGGGGACATACCAACAGTACGGCTAACTACAGTCCAAAGGGACTTGGCGGAGCAGTAGTTGCTACAGACAAAGCACAGACTGGAGTATACAGCTTGAATACGAAGAATACGCCTCTGGTCTACAAGCTGCCTCTGAATGCAGGCAAATATACGATTTCGTCCTATCATCTGGACTGGTGGAACAACAGCAGCCGGACGATGGATGTTACTCTTAGCTATTCTGATGCTGAGGGGAAAGCCGTATCTGAGAAGGTTCGTACCGGCCTGGTTGCAGGTTCTGCGGGTACAGCGGTCAATCATGACTTCACGCTGCCGGTGAGCGGTACCGTGACCTATGCAGTGTACAATACGTTCAGTCAGGCTGCAGTAATCAGCTATGTAGCTGTAGCCAGAGATAAGGTCAGCGTTGCCAATGAGCAGGCTGTCCATGAGGCGAAGAGCATCATTGAAGGTGCGGCCTACAATGTGAAGAAGGAGACAGCGAATAGTGAGGAGGCTGTCCAGACCTGGCTGCAGCAAACCATAAACACACTGCCCGGCTTCAGTGCTACCGGAGTTGCCATGGGTGACATCATTTTGTCGCCATTCCAGGAAGCAACGAAGGATACGGATGGCAGCTTCACCTTCTCTGTTACGCTGAGCAAGGGAGAGGCGAAGGCGGATAGCTCGGCCAGCGGAGCAATTACGCTGCCGGTACCGGATACGGTTCTGCCGGTAATTACCCTGAGTGGCGAGGCGACCGTTAATCTGCCGGTTGGTTCGGAATATACGGATGCCGGAGCCACGGCTGTTGATGATCAGGACGGCGATATAACGGGCCGTATCGTTACAACAGTGACCAGTGAAGTATACGGCCTGACAGAGCTGGATACGGCGGTAGAGGATATTTATACCTTCCATTATAACGTCAGCGATACCGCAGGGAATGCAGCGGAGGAAGTAACAAGAACCGTAGTGGTTGCCATTGATCCGGATGTAACGAAGCCGGTGATAACCCTGCTTGGGGAAGCATCCGTTCAACTGGAGAATGGCGCAAGCTATACCGATGCCGGAGCTACTGCGGCAGATGACCGTGACGGCGACATTACGGAGCGCATCGTGGAGACGATTACGAAGGATGGGGAGTCAGTATTGACGCTGGATACATCGGCTGCAGGCACCTATTTGTACCATTATAATGTGACGGATACAGCGGGCAACGCCGCTGCTGAGGTGACCCGGACGGTGACTGTAGGCGAAGCAGAACAGCCGCCGGTGACACCAACACCTACGCCGACGCCGGAACCGGAGCCGACAACAGCACCAACGGCAACACCGGCCCCTACAGATGCGCCAGTGTCTACGGTAGCACCAACACCAGCGGCTACGCCATCACCGGCTCCGCAGCCGCAGACCGAGAAGGTTCTTGCCCCTGGTGATTTCGCGGCCCCGGCTGGCGGGACAATAACGGTTCAGCTCACGGATGCTACAGAATCCGTGCTGCTTCCGGCAGGATTATCGGGAATTACAGGAGAGAATACCCTGCGTCTCGCCTGGAGTACGGTTGCGGTCGACCTGACACCGGAAGTGCTGAAGAGCATTCAGCAGAAGGCTGCGGGTGCCGGAGGACAACCGGAGGGGGCGAGAATTAAGCTTTCAGCCGTGAAGACTGCGAAGGCTGCTGCGGAGCAGCTGATGAAGAATCCGGCTGTCAACGGTTCCGTTCAGCTATCGGCGGCAAGTGATGTAATCAGCTTCAGCCTGGAGGTACTTGCTGCGGACGGCACGGCCATGCCGGTAACCGCTTTTGACAAGCCGCTGACCCTTACATTCACTGTAGATCCTAATGCGAACCGCAGCTTGCTCGGTGTCTACTATATTGCTGCCAGCGGTGCCCTTGAATACATGGGCGGAACATTGACAGATGGTAAATTCACCGCCGAAATCAATCATTTCAGCCAGTATGCAGTGCTGGAGTATGACAAGACATTCTCGGATGTCAGCAGCACCAGCTGGGCCAGCGGTGTCATTAAGTCTATGGCTGCGAAGCATATTCTCGAAGGCATTTCGGCTACAGAATTCAATCCGCAAAGTGAAGTAACCAGGGCGCAATTCGCCGCTATAATTACACGGGCACTTGGCCTTAAGGCGGGAAGTACACCGTCATTTGCTGATGTGGATTCCAAGTCCTGGTATGCCGGAGCTGTTGCGGCTGTAAATGAAGCGGGGATCGTGCTCGGACACAGCAAGGATGCCTTCGCTCCGAATGAGCGCATTACCCGGGAGGAAATGGCGGTCATGATCGTCCGCGCTTATGAGTACTTACAGGGAAGCCGGGTAAGCCAGGCAAGTGATACAGCTGCAGGCGCGTTCAGTGATTACTCCCAGATTCATAGCTGGGCGAAGAACGCAGCCGGCATCGCCCTACAGGCGGGGCTGATCAAGGGCCGCGGCAATCAGCAATTCGCGCCGCAGGGGAGCATGACCCGCGCCGAGAGTGCCCAAGTCATCGCTAATTTAATGGGGCAGCTGTAA